The genomic segment CATGGTCCGGTCCCCGAACCCCCGAAACCCGAATTCGCCAGCGCCCCGACCGAGGACCAGACCCGGTTTTTCGAAAGCCGCATTCGTCCAGTCCTCGCCGAACACTGCTACGAATGCCACAGTACGCGCGTCAAGAATCTCAAAGGCGGTTTGGTCCTGGATACACGGGCCGGGATCCGGCGGGGAGGGGACACCGGCGCCGCCATCGTCCCGGGCTTGCCCGAGGCGAGTCTGCTCTATCAAGCGGTCCTCCACGCCGACGCGGCGCTGACCATGCCGCCCAAAAGGAAACTGCCCGGATCCGTCCTCGCCGATCTCGAGACCTGGATTCGCTGGGGCGCTCCCGATCCACGCCCGGACAGCCCCGAGCCCACCGCCTCCCGCAAGAACACCATCGATTGGGAATCCGCACGCGCCTGGTGGGCTTTCACCCCCTCCGACAAGCATCGCCCCCGGCGGCGAAGGACCCGGCATGGCCCAGGAATGAAATCGATCAATTCATTCTTGCCCGGCTTGTCCAGGAAGGACTCCAACCCTCTCCCGACGCCCACCAACGCGAATGGCTGCGACGGGTCACTTTCGATGTCACGGGCCTGCCGCCCACTCCCACGGAAATCGACGATTTTTTGCGCGACAAATCCGCCACAGCCTCGACGCGAGTTGTGGATCGCCTGCTGGCCTCGCCTCGTTACGGCGAACGCTGGGGCCGCCACTGGCTCGATGTCGTGCGCTACGCCGATACGGCCGGGGACAACAGCGATTACCCCATTCCGCAGATGTACCGCTATCGCGATTGGGTCATCCAAGCCCTGAACCGCGATCTGCCCTACGACCAGTTTGTCCGTGACCAACTCGCAGGAGACCTTACCCCGTCGGACTCGCTGGAAGAAACGCATCAACGATGGATCGCGACGGGCTATCTGGCCAATTCGCGACGGTTCGGATCACGGGTGGAAGATTATCCCCAGCACCTGACCATCGAGGACACGCTCGACAATGTCGGCCGCGCCTTTCTCGGGCTCAGCATCAACTGTGCTCGCTGCCATGATCATAAGTTCGACCCTATCACCGCCGCGGATTATTACGCGCTCTACGGCATCTTCCAAAGCACACGCTATCCCTGGCCGGGCATCGAACTCGAGAAACGCCAGCGCGACCTGGTCCCCCTCGTGGCGCCGTCCGAGATCAGCGCCGCCGAAAAACGGAAACAAACCCGCGACCAGGAAAAGCGCCGGCTCCAACGAATCGTCGAAAAACTCAAGGACTCACTGAAAGAGACGCCGAAGGAGCAAAAGACCGCCGTGGAGGAGAAGATCAAGGAAGCGGAACGAGCGGCGAAGGAATTCGCCAAGCTGCCTCTCCCGTTCGAACTCGTTTATGCCGTGGCGGAGGGATCCAACATCAGCGACGCCGCCATCCAGATGAAAGAAGACCCCGCTAAACCAGGCGAAATCGTGCGCCGCCGTTTCCTCTCCGTCATGCCCGGACCCGATCTTCCTTCCGCCGACACCACCAGCGGGCGCGCTTATCTGGCGGACGCCATCATCCACCGCGCCCAGCCGCTGGCCGCGCGGGTCATGGTCAATCGAATCTGGCAGCATCACTTCGGCCAAGGACTGGTCCCCACTCCCAACGATTTCGGGAAGCAGGGCAAACCGCCCACACACCCTGAATTGCTGGACTGGCTCGCGAACTCCTTCATCCGATCCGGCTGGTCCATGAAAGCGGTCCATCGCGCCATCCTCCTCTCACGCGTTTACCAGCTATCGACCGAACGCTCGGAAACCGCCATCGCCCGTGATCCCAACAACGTTACGCTCGCGTCCTACCCGCGGCGCCGGTTGGACGCCGAATCACTCCGCGATACCCTGCTCACCCTGGGAGGGAACCTGGACACCCGCCCGCCCGGTCCCCACCCGTTTCCGCCCGAGCAAGACTGGAACTTCACCCAGCACAATCCGTTCAAAGCCGTCTATGAAACCCGGCGCCGCAGCGTCTATCTGATGACCCAGCGCATTCAACGACATCCCTATCTCGCGCTTTTCGACGGCGCCGATCCCTCCGCCAGCACCGCTTCCCGGACGACCAGCACCACCCCGTTGCAGGCGCTTTACCTCCTCAACGACGGGTTTGTGCATCGGCAAGCCCAAGCGTTCGCCCAAAGGATTCTCCACGAGGAAGCGGCCGAGCCGGACCGGTTCCGCCGGGCTTAGCTCGAAGCGCTCGGACGAGAGCCCGATCCCGCCGAATGGCTGGAACTGAACGAATTTCTAAAAAAGGCTCGCGTGCGCCTGTCAGCTCCCGACATCGACCCGCCCCGGCTGGAACTCCTGGCCTGGCAGTCGCTGATCCGATCTCTGTTCCGGCTCAATGAATTCACGTATCTGGATTGACCCATAACTTCCTTTGCTAAACCTCTGCGCCGGCGGGCCATGCTTCAATCCCTCGCAGGCGGTTCTTTGCTTCTCCCGGGCCTGCTTTCCGCTCTGCTCGCGGAAGAGGAATCGTCCACCGTCGACGCCCTGGCGCCCAAACCACCTCATTTTCCGGCCAAGGCCAAACGCGTCATCTTCATCTTTTCAAATGGCGGCGTGTCCCACATGGACACCTTCGATCACAAACCTAAACTGTTTGCCGCTGACGGCAAAACGATGGGGATTGGCGGAGGTCTCTCGAACCAGCAACGCCGGCTGTTGCGTCCGGGTTGGGAATTCCGGCCC from the Verrucomicrobiota bacterium genome contains:
- a CDS encoding DUF1553 domain-containing protein, translated to MRDKSATASTRVVDRLLASPRYGERWGRHWLDVVRYADTAGDNSDYPIPQMYRYRDWVIQALNRDLPYDQFVRDQLAGDLTPSDSLEETHQRWIATGYLANSRRFGSRVEDYPQHLTIEDTLDNVGRAFLGLSINCARCHDHKFDPITAADYYALYGIFQSTRYPWPGIELEKRQRDLVPLVAPSEISAAEKRKQTRDQEKRRLQRIVEKLKDSLKETPKEQKTAVEEKIKEAERAAKEFAKLPLPFELVYAVAEGSNISDAAIQMKEDPAKPGEIVRRRFLSVMPGPDLPSADTTSGRAYLADAIIHRAQPLAARVMVNRIWQHHFGQGLVPTPNDFGKQGKPPTHPELLDWLANSFIRSGWSMKAVHRAILLSRVYQLSTERSETAIARDPNNVTLASYPRRRLDAESLRDTLLTLGGNLDTRPPGPHPFPPEQDWNFTQHNPFKAVYETRRRSVYLMTQRIQRHPYLALFDGADPSASTASRTTSTTPLQALYLLNDGFVHRQAQAFAQRILHEEAAEPDRFRRA